The genomic interval GAGCATTATCAGACACATCTAATATTTGATACTTTAACTGATAGACAGCAGAGTATGACATACACGATGTGTGTGGCATGGGTGTTTCTTTTACAATACAATGTTCAATATCATCCGATATTTCACAAGAATAATGAATATTATGTTgtaaaaaacaaattatgataattcatattattatttgtatttgtacattGTACAGATATTGAACAACCCTCCACTGCTATTTTGTGACGAGCCAACATCAGGTTTGGATTCCTTCATGGCGGAAAACATTGTACAAAACCTAAGAGCAATGACCGAGAAAGGCAAAACTGTGCTTTGCACAATACACCAGCCTTCTTCCGAAGTGTTCGTATTGTTTCATAAGTAAGcaaatatttctttgatatatGCTCAAATGGCCCGGATTAAGTCCCTTCGAAATGTTACATGAAATCATTGGCGTTtctaaatgaatacaaattatcATGATAGATATCTAGTACTTGTCAACAGATATCTATTTTACGTGAATAACAATCTCAACAAAGCATGATTTTGAATATATTGACTAAATTATACGATAAGATCACCTGGCCctttaaattattaatattcacGGAATATTTGAGAGATAAAGGAAACCAGACGTTACATTTATCATGTTTTATACATCGGGATCTGCAATTTTATTGCAAACATCATGCTTCATACTTTTAGTTTTTTGGTAACCTTTCGATAAAATATTGATGCATATGTATgctttaaaatcatatatttccATCATCCTCTCAAGGGGAAGTCCTTAAAGAATCCAGCCAGGtgactgaacattgaaaaaagtGTTCCATGGGGCGTATTCTGTAAAACCAAACTTTTCGGGGCGGAGTATGCatataatggtaatctcaaacacgaacaaaataggtagagcaatattaTTGTTTACTTCCGTATTCAACGACTAAAGTTCAGCGCTGCATTGGTTAAAATGTAAGGATAAGAAATCAGGCTTCCAAATATACTAAATATCCTGCACAAttatgcagtggaccgtcgcgaaaccccgccccgcaAGGTCATTAAAATGCACAGTAAAACTtaaatatcaaatcaaagttaagCTGTGCGTAATAACCCCGTTTGATTCTATCCAAGAGTAAAACTGTTTAAGGTCATATATTGTAACGGGGTTTATCGGCGCTATATTAAAAGCCCGAGACCCTAAGAGGTCAATGAGTTCAATTTTGTGTCTACATGTGAAACGGTATATAATATTGACAGAACGATATGGGTTGAATTCTATCCAGTTTAATACAACCGTATTGCATGGTAATGTAATACATCAACACAGTCTGAAAACAAAGGTTAAAAGACAGTCAATATATGGTAAATCATAGTAAAAGCAATACACAGTTCATAACGCAAATGTTCTCGTAAGTACCATACAATCACATTTAGAACATAGCAGCAAACGCGTCCAAATAACCTATTTGTCGAATAACGTATATAATACTTATAACAAATATAGCTACGCATAACACATAGCTCATCATGTGACTTACCATCTATGTGATGAATGATCTGCAACTGCACAATCAAACCAGTGCCCGTTACTTGATACTGCAAAGCTAAATGTTAGCAGTGAATAAACGAGAGCAATGTGATTTGAGAAATATAAGTGTCATTCTGAAACTCCCTTTTCATCAATCATGAAATTCACAATTCTAAAGTTACTAAAGTCAAAATGAACCTAATACAAAGATTTAATTCCTTGTACTATAAACCAATTATTAAGCAATAACAGGACAAATACAAACCATTGAAAATACAATTTCTTGACCACAGGTAAAAACTTATCTTTACAACAAAGACTAAAATGACTGACTgcctatttttttctttaaagaggTCACATGTCAATTGAAAATCACTAACCGTGGCAAACAGGTAACTCTTAACAAGTTAGAGATACAAGGTTGAAGGAGTTGTCTCCCTTACAAAATCTAAGTTTTCTCCCTTAGACTAATAAAACCTGAACATATTACAATATACCCACGGCATTGTAACAGAGATAATGAATCATTATgtgtttacttttgtttagaatTCTCATTATGGCTGAAGGAAGAGTTGCCTTCCTTGGAAGTCTACAAGACGCCTTAGACTTTTACAGAAGGTATGTTGTAACATGATTATTTATTACCAGCCGCCTTGCTTATGTCACATGTAAATCTTGGTGTTTGCAAGGAattcgaacgagagacgttaaaatgCCTAGACATGTTTTTGCGTTCGCTCACATTCGGGAATGGCCAAAATAAGAGCCCTCTCTTAGAAATTTAGTCTCGGCATTATCAAAAACTGATTGTCAGAAAATCtctgaaaatgttgttgtatgtTGGCTAACACGTATATCTGTGTAAAATCGCTCAATAAAACACATGGTTGACACACAAAGGCTTTACGAGGACATAATGAGCAGTTACATGAATTTAACAAACGATTTTAGTTGGCTGCGTTTGTTGGTCTGAACACTTGTACATTTCTAACATTGCCCAACAAATATTAACTATGTAATGAAAATAACGTTCAAttaggcgtttctttatctcgtcagtgttgCATTACACATGGTTTTTGTCTATGTCTGTTTTGAAACAATATAAAACACTCATTGTGACATGTTCATATAGATGTTCTGCGTTATACTTCTAGCGCTGGCCATCCTTGTCCGCTGAATTACAATCCCTGTGACTTCTTCATTATGTCAATGGCTGTTGTGCCTGGAAAAGAAACAGAGTGCAAACAAAGAATTGAGGTAGGCAGTAAGCCAACAATGGTACAGTAAATGGAGAAATGAATTAATCGCAAATAGCATCAGGATCAATCATTTTAGTAAATTCGGAGCGTGaaggaaaataaattatataaaaagcaaatattACATGAGCTTAGAACAGAGGTAAATAATGATGTTAATTACAGACAGGTCGAAAATAGGCAAAACGAATGAACACATGtagctttaaaaatatattcgTGTTTCATTACTTTACAGACTATCTGTGACAAATTCAATGGGACATCCTATGCGAGATCAATGTTAGATGAAAACCGTAGTATGGAAATCAACGAAACCAAAAATCTAGTAAGTTCACCCGAGGTCTCTGTagatttatgtatatttattcGCAAAATGATTGCCCTTAGCAATTTCATCGCATGAAGAGTAATTTTGTCCATATGTTATACGAATTACacgtattttttctaaaattaaattaCCATACCTTCTTTATAATAAAgcagtttgaatttttttataaaaatatggtTGAATTGGTGTCAGTGTTACAACAAATgttaatattcaaaatttaaaatggcAGTAATACATGATCTTTTTGGGCTAGTAATATGTGCACATACTAGTAGTCATTACTTGCGTGACTTTATATACGATTATGTGAATTCTTATCTCGTATTTGTGCAGAAAAATGGAAATATGGAAATGGATTTGTTCCATTCACAGcataaataatttctgttgttgAATATAAGACTATAACTGTCGATTTTAAgcacatttcataaaaaataaggCGTTGGTTGGAATTATAAGGCTTGCAAAGTTACATTTCTCAAACATACTTTTTTTTCAGATCACAGAATTAAACGGAAATGGAGAAAGGTAAAGTGTGTACATACTGATAtcatttaaggtatccgatccatagATAACATTtcaatgcctggtgaccccatgcttttggtatcatttgaaagaggtGTGTCTGCTAAACAAGAACTAGTAAATAAGACGACAATAATAGTATGCACGAATCACTgcagtcatgtttttgactgcaaaatgataaatcttacactgtaataactggataaCTGTTGTATTATCATCGAAAATTATTaaggtaaaaataaaaattataaaacatatttgtgtcatgtaatttttttttcagtaggcAATACACTTTCAATTGATAACAAAATTGTATTAGCTTACCAGGcattaatattttatacattttgatacTCTGTACTGTTCTATAGAACTTTCTTCTTTGTGGATCGGATACTTTGAAATACCAATACCATTCTGGCAAAAAAAATACCAACATGAAATTTTTTCCTGAATGGAATTGTCTTTAAAATGACCCTTTAGTCTTTTGAAACGTTAGATTTGCAAACGTATAATGTTCTATTTTTACATCAACAAATACTGTATCGTTGCATTTTTCCCTGCTTTGTTAGTCAAATGCACTtacaggtcaaattaaaggaaattgACTATGTTTAACTAAGTTGTGTAAATGTTTGTCTAATTAAGTATTAATGTAGAATCATTACGCTTAAACTGAAATAGCTGTTCATATACTGAAGGTATGAATCACCTTGGTATCAACAATTTGCTGCCGTATTTGCACGGTCATGGAAAACAGCAATTAGAGAACCAATGGTTGTAAGAGTACGCCTTGTGCAAGCAGTCGTAAGTCAGTTATAAAATATGCCTGTAGGTGTGACCACTTTATATTTTGTGTATGTAAATCCGAACGGTATCGAACTTTGACAGCTGTCCCTGTAATATGTCTTGGTTAACTAAGATACGACCATGATGATTAGTTATATAATACATAATTCtatgttgaataataaaactGTACTGGTAAGTCTAGATCTATTGACTGTTCCAGAACACATTAATCTTTACTGCTATGCATAAtgaaaacaaacagttaatgggaatattttattaacattgacTCATTTAGATTAGGTAGTAAAATAGGTGTTCGAAGAGATTCTACAAATAATAATCTGCTACCAAAGATCCTTGGCATTCATTGACGTCTTAAATTTTGTTTCCAGATATTAGCATTAATGCTGGGGCTGATCTATCTCCAGTTAGACTTGGACCAGGAAGGTGTTATGAACATCAATGGCGTTTTGTTTTTAATACTTATAAACATGACCATTACAAATATGCTGGGGGTACTCAATGTAAGTCATATTTATTTCTGCCTTATTACTTTCggctttttatttacaatttaaattcatttattcaaCATTTTGTAAAGAGTAAATCTAAATGCACATTTCTTCCCTATGTCAACGAAAGTTTCAAGCCGTTTATACGCTTTTCAGGATACTATGTgcgtatttttttgtttttcctgttgtTAATTCCATGATTTGGTACATATagtaacatacaaaatattacGGTTTGGTACATAATCGAAAAAGTTGAGAGTATCAATTAAATACGAATACATTTAAGAAATGTGCACgctttgtaaaataaatgttaaatattgaATTATCATGATAGTCGTTCCCGTTGGAGACACCAATCTTTCTGCGAGAATACGGTATTGGGCTCTACAGGGTTGACATCTACTTTATCTGCAAATCTCTGGCTGAGGTATATTTCCATTTATCTTGCAAATGTATATAGTGAATATTGCCGATATCGGTGCCAAATTACgcggaatattattatttcttgaggtATTTCTAAACATCCGATTACAGgattaaatctttattaatcgtaGTCGTACAATGTCGTCGTTGTTACTAGTGCtttgattgtatttttttttaaatttcagtttcgGCTTGCGCAAaaatggcgaacaatgattggctgaaactaaCGCCGGTAGTAATTACGATTGTGcatgcttaccaaaaaaaaacgaaagaagTAAAATCAGAAGTTCGTCTCgtgattttgacgaacctctaaTGGATAATGACTAATGCAGGCTTTATTTAGAATGTATATAAACATGTAATTGTGTTTAATAGATATCACGTTTTGCAAAAActtattcttttattttccaGTTGCCTTCCTTCATCATTATCCCAGTCATATTCTCAGCAGTTACATACTGGATGGTTGGTAATGTATCTTTTATTACTTTATATTAATAAACTTGTTTTGTAAACAACATCAAAGTAAATAACAATTCTTTTGTTAACAAATCTTCCTCATTTTTACTGTACAAATTATTATTGGCGTACAGTTTTGGCTTACTTTTAAATTTTGGACTACAATATTTAGTGttgcacgcacgcacgaacacacacacacacactcaaacaCGCAGATCGTCCAGAAATATTAGCCAATTAGAGAAACAAGAGGGGCAATTATTCTTCATCAAGCTTCGATTAAGGGACAATTTATTTCAGTCTTGTAGTTTATAATACCCATATCGGATTAGAAGTTCATTGAATGGACTTAATAGTATTGCAAAATCCAAAACAATGTTTATGCATACGTCGCTTCGCTGTGATAACATTTGTCTATACATTACGTTAATTTAAGAACTAAATTAAATGCTAAAACATTTTACTCATCTTAACGTAAGGAAGTTGGTATTAACCCAACGACAATATATTTGATTTACTTCCATTTATAATACCCTGACTGTTGTTAAAAATAACTTGTCTTAACTTCCTTTTTAACTTACTTGCATGTAGCTGTTTAACCGGATGAAAGGTGGCTTTACATCATCTGAATTCCTACTTTGTCAATGACTGTACTTGTAGGTTTGTACAATTCAGCGGAAGCGTTCCTAATATTTACTGCTGTGATAGTTATTGTGGCAAACACTTCTGTGTCGTTTGGTAAGCAAAATTAAATCTATAAGTTGTTTTGATTTGTTATATATCACTGTTTGGTGTCTACatcggtagccgtgtgtttgaaCCTGTTACATCTGGCCTATGTATGTGAACATATGCCACTAACTGAATATGCTTTTAAtgcaaaatctgaaaacattacttagaaataaacattattatcttgaAAAGGTAagtccaaaccgcaaacatccaAACAGACTAAGTTAGCCAAACTGATGTACACTTGTTATCTAAACTGTAACATTCATGTTTCTACTACACTGCAAGTTTTGTGTCTTTCTGATTATTTTAGTGCTTTGTACAAAATGTATGAATACTTACACTCGAGATTATCATCCAGTTTATTCACACCTTTTAAATTGAAAAGGTTTGACTTTACTTGCAACAAGAACAAAATGTTAAGAGCACCGGATACAAAACAAAAGATAATTGGTAAGGGaaaatttctcggaagcacagcgcatcacaaacacagcctcagagccaaacatttgcaaagtaggcccacaacaaaaagaatctgtaacgGAAGAACATtatagatgggttgcttcaaaaatccaacaagtacattttaattttatgcaaaatattgaaaaagcgaGAAGAAGGGATAAGGGTAGAAAAAGGAGGGGTTGGGGCggtgaaggggaaagtagaacaaggatgaatatttaaAAGGGAatactacgttccttaatcacagttaccttACAACGTagaccacagcagcgcagacactcatgtacaaaagacaaacacacatgACTAACTACTTAGatagacaagtaagatataacaacactgtagggcaccgcccaagacacacagacgcacaagcacacaaacgcacacacataatcgggcaccgccttaggattccggcagccaaaattaaggtgagcacaataacttactcatagtaaaagatTTCTGTGAGTTTAGAAGACATATTTTTGCTCAATATCATTCAGATCAGATCGCAATGCAAGCGTGGCGATTACTCCTTTCGTTATTGAAAGTGTTACTCAACAGAGTTTGGTTACATAATCTGAAAAGGAATAGGAAGTATCTTTAATAATTTATGTGATATTCcattgattttttgttttgagcggccatattggacagatccaaaaCACACGGCTACTATTGTAGTTTTACCATACCTTATATATCAGGAATTACGTGAGCTTCAACATCAACTGGACCTAAATGCTGTTTATACAAGTTAAACAACTTGTTTACCAATAAGTATGTTTCTTATATTTGTAAGTTAGAAATTTACTCGCTATAAAATGtttaagaacatttttctttgaaagtttcttttttcttctatttaaGATCAACTCATTACTTCGTTCCAGGCTATATTGTATCGGCGGCGACAAACTCGGTTAGCACAGCCCTGGCTATAGCTCCGCCATTAATAGTTCCGTTGATAATGTTTGGTGGATTCTTTTTAAATTCGGAGTATGTATCTTTTTCAAATCcatatttcatattacaaaatatatataatgattgtaattgcttattgtaaccactctcgagtccgcttcctgggaaacccagtactggtgtcatatgagaagtcattgtcgtgaccccagtggggctcgaacccacgacccctgggttgagcggtcgacaccttatccaccaatctgactaaagtacttgatcttctaaacgaagatcttagaatgacctattcacattcgtcatctgtatattttggatttccgatattgctatttttatttttgcaaatctatttttatttgaaccaatcagacgacttgtttcaacaagcatttggctgaaccatcaaaatagcgtcgaatgtcaaagggtgagaaaaatgtgcagtcagtccggggctcgaacccgggacccctcgcttacagggctaGTGCCCTACCatctgagctaaccggctgtctgacaccttacgtgaccaagtccgtaccatgacatatgatttctctcaaaacacgagggcgtagacgcgatgtggtcgtcataagaatttgtaaatatgaaaaacccaggctaaatttagatttttttaaacgtctacttcacatacaaaatgttgtaagtaaggctctgattggctagcggaagggtcgtcagaacgaggctatcaatagcacgacactcttcagatccaatgtgcgtagcgtaaattggagatgtactttagtcagattgcttatccactagaccaccgtcCCCCTCTAACTATATATATGCATATACGTATACAGTCACCTTAATACACTCATTTATACGGGTAtccaatatgaaaacaaaaccGCAGGAAAAGACGTGTCAATGTTTACAGTTATCGTCATCAATCTTCTTGTTATACACATGACTGATTGCTGAATGCAGTAATCAAGCATGACAATACATGGATAACACTGTGTAAGACTAAAGTTAACTGTTACAAATGCACATGTATCTTGCTAATAAAATATAGTTCCTATTTTCTAATGTTTTGACAATTAGCTAACTATACTTATCATTTATTTCCTTATGTTACCGTTAAATGCCGTTAAACTTGTTTAGTGACATTTTGATTACTTTatagcaaaactattttatcaAGTATTTTCTTAACTATAATCTTTCGCTTAAATTAgagttgttttgaaaaatatttaaatatactattaaacattaaagttttcttttcactttaGTTCAATTCCTGTTTATTTCATCTGGCTGGAATATTTGTCTTGGTTCAAATACGCAAACGAGCTAGTAACGGTAAACCAGTGGGACAATATTGACATGCTGTGTAGGTAGAATTCCATTATCATTTACGAAACAGTTACTGTAAAATGAATCTCGTAAAACGTTCAAGAGGCAAAACCGTAAACTGAGAGTTCAGCACAAAGTTGACATCCGTTTTCCAACACCGAAAAATCCCACACCCACCCTCGCTTGTATTACTACCGAACATAAAGTgcaaatattgtttgtttattaaatCCAACAAGTCCAAGTTTATATGTGAAAACAGTAATCACATGCAACTTTTGCAGCGGTATGTCATTTTCTCAAGAGATTTGGTGTGAAATTTAGTACGACGCCACCGTTAATGACGTTCGTCACCTTTTGAGAGTCTGTTCTACTTTCTTACCATTATGCATATGGCCATGTTTAAACAAATAAGAAGGAACATGAATAtggttttaataatattatagtGTGTTTAGGattaaatatcaatatattttaatgCTAAACTCTCTTGTAGCCTGTGATGGTAACAGCACATCACCTGTTGACAGCTGCCACTACCACAACGGCCAGCAAGTGATATTGTATCTCAATTATGACAAGGTACAGTATGAATACAATATCACTTCAGATATTTTTGTGTGTTATACCAAGTCAAAAGTCATCCTGTATACATTTTTTGCCTGTAATTATTAGATGATAGACTGATGTGTTTGAATTTCTAGTGCATTAATTTCTGaaagatcaaatttcataaaaagaaattcaaaatatttttttctctgttaTTATTGGAAACTAAAGACATATCATTTATCTATgtattattaaatgtttaaactaTTATGTTTTATCGTAATTACCAGTAACGTTGCATTTCTTATTTGTACATTTAGGACGATTTCTGGTTAAACATCGGCGTATTGTTAGCCATGATGGTTGTCTACAGACTTGTAGCCTTCATTGTGCTACTAGTGAGG from Mercenaria mercenaria strain notata chromosome 2, MADL_Memer_1, whole genome shotgun sequence carries:
- the LOC123564538 gene encoding protein white-like isoform X2, which encodes MHTLSVQNEAEVTEAVTISWENVNVYVKPKTRVCCRRRDPIEPPTQVLKNVYGNIKSGTLLAIIGASGSGKTTLLNTLTSRIDHKSLTTSGDIRINGRNVGNEIRNISAYVRQDDMFIATMTVKEHLTFRALLRMDKNMSKEKRMHRVNDVIKELGLQKCMDNMIGDPGRIKGISGGEMRRLSFASEILNNPPLLFCDEPTSGLDSFMAENIVQNLRAMTEKGKTVLCTIHQPSSEVFVLFHKILIMAEGRVAFLGSLQDALDFYRSAGHPCPLNYNPCDFFIMSMAVVPGKETECKQRIETICDKFNGTSYARSMLDENRSMEINETKNLITELNGNGERYESPWYQQFAAVFARSWKTAIREPMVVRVRLVQAVILALMLGLIYLQLDLDQEGVMNINGVLFLILINMTITNMLGVLNSFPLETPIFLREYGIGLYRVDIYFICKSLAELPSFIIIPVIFSAVTYWMVGLYNSAEAFLIFTAVIVIVANTSVSFGLTLLATRTKC
- the LOC123564538 gene encoding protein white-like isoform X1, whose product is MHTLSVQNEAEVTEAVTISWENVNVYVKPKTRVCCRRRDPIEPPTQVLKNVYGNIKSGTLLAIIGASGSGKTTLLNTLTSRIDHKSLTTSGDIRINGRNVGNEIRNISAYVRQDDMFIATMTVKEHLTFRALLRMDKNMSKEKRMHRVNDVIKELGLQKCMDNMIGDPGRIKGISGGEMRRLSFASEILNNPPLLFCDEPTSGLDSFMAENIVQNLRAMTEKGKTVLCTIHQPSSEVFVLFHKILIMAEGRVAFLGSLQDALDFYRSAGHPCPLNYNPCDFFIMSMAVVPGKETECKQRIETICDKFNGTSYARSMLDENRSMEINETKNLITELNGNGERYESPWYQQFAAVFARSWKTAIREPMVVRVRLVQAVILALMLGLIYLQLDLDQEGVMNINGVLFLILINMTITNMLGVLNSFPLETPIFLREYGIGLYRVDIYFICKSLAELPSFIIIPVIFSAVTYWMVGLYNSAEAFLIFTAVIVIVANTSVSFGYIVSAATNSVSTALAIAPPLIVPLIMFGGFFLNSDSIPVYFIWLEYLSWFKYANELVTVNQWDNIDMLSCDGNSTSPVDSCHYHNGQQVILYLNYDKDDFWLNIGVLLAMMVVYRLVAFIVLLVRARISKS